A DNA window from Paenibacillus andongensis contains the following coding sequences:
- a CDS encoding S-layer homology domain-containing protein: MRSLFQQKWSLLMAVVLILQSIVPVWAYGAQNSSNSPNEPAQQRQEQEILPAWAVKEISTLRDKNVIQGYEDGKFYPERLISRAEFSAVLNRAFGEYAADDAQGEVAAFKDVSSGWAAEEVKKAVLRGWAQGFPDGTFRPEQSVSRQDAAVMLNRILKLNPAKELNFEDRNSIPKWATADIAAVSEASVLEGYPDGTFQGGKLLTRAEAAVILFRVLEYLRKHGESHEARSVEIRALSVTGAPLADADVFVREKGKLSVLQKGKSGSDGKIVFRLPNGMYDVTLQKEGLAAYQAVKFGKENSQISIQAEKAAIITGNLLLKAGTPAAGASVTLTTNPTFLVVTGSDGRFQVGVLPERNYRMNVGEEDDFQNGKHEHEPLRVLKAPKAGETLDIGTVNLSDPKPPGGGGGSDDRTPPAVPAGLQANAGIGSAALQWSAVSDADLSGYNVYMSADGGKTWNPALKAGNVTQYTVTGLTAGVTYTFAVTAVDTSGNESAKSATVQATPLPAPDRTPPAVPAGLQTAAGIESAALQWTAVSDADLSGYNVYVSTDGGTTWNPALNAGNVTQYTVTGLTAGVSYTFAVTAVDTSGNESAKSATVQATPLPAPDRTPPSVPAGLQAVAGIESAALQWTAVSDADLSGYNVYVSADGGTTWNPAVNAGNVTQYTVTGLTAGVSYTFAVTAVDTSGNESAKSTTVQATPKSQPQTPPDGQLPPDPSTQAPALPLVGATTFADRNSFLYTGPNPIQTGVAPDTIKQDRTAVLRGKVLDDASQPLPGVKITIQDHPELGQTLSRIDGMFDIAVNGGSRLTVNYQKDGYMSIQRQVEAPWQDYAALPDAVLKAFDSKVTLVNLSNSTEMQVARGNLTTDVDGTRTATLLIPTGAKATMTLADGSNAALDAMHFRATEYTVGDNGPKAMPGELPQFVGYTYAVELSADEAVAAGASTVSFDQTLYYYVDNFLQFPVGETVPVGYYDRKTAAWVPSNNGKIIKILQTDGGIATIDSDGDGAADDDAKLDALGFTMEERTKLAGLYTVGQSLWRVPVRHFTPYDCNWFNKAPDDAIRPDDDNRPNQDNPDINDPCKKSGSIIGCEEQSLGESVPLTGTSLSLNYYSRNEPGYLEKSSLHIPVSGTDVPSSMQGILVKIEIAGKTVYKEFPAEPNQTYLFQWDGRDAYGRTLTGSYRYKVSIGYKYPVTYYPSISGYIDSFGRFPLNLAPMSPRGSVSTSYEASFEGELESPENPYREEGIGGWSLTTHHILDTAQLYMGNGSVVDRADQTVGAEVNYRGDASNPDSIVLKDQVGSISEINNAVDADGSIVFTAHTTDGKSNINVYRSAKDGTLTKWSPAPIGNGLISGFSLDKDGSLYTSQWASYQIVKRTKANPNTAVVVAGNGQYSSDFATVTDGADAKTVGLFNPKDIKFGKDGSVYFIDNQGLFKVGTNGKIAVLHQRTPRTTANFGASSGFATQSNVGIVSALEIGPDGSLYVLDNYMNGCSTYYNCNHSRIRRIDPQGQISLVAGSPKGYVSTSGKQFNLDQTDKAADAVFKTDNIEMDQYGNLHFIETQTNKLFRITPDGKVEELAHDFVEQAVNAAIAESGSTTLRLIAGGTDSEMIFAASSLSKPGDFFNQYRIGKSQLDSDHGIADSGGTQLFKFDEITGLHKQTLDTLTGRTVQSFGYDASGRLTSITDGDGNTVVIERNAQGVPTAIVAPGGQRTELTVENGRLTAVKNPSGEAYTMQYNTKGLLTKFIDPRNQAREYVFDPQGLLISAKDPGGEATLVRSYFDGGNTITYTKYGQITTYKTSQADGVIRHDVTGSTGATTTSYIRDQGMQQEIHYPNGTVVTEQMKGDPRFGVEALLLDSMTVSTPAGRSWTLSEKRSVEEGNGSHPLGLKKMTVTYKTTDNKSGKSTTSTVQYDTVAKQLTETSSLGYKTITTYDDNGHASKIEHPGQNLDPTTYQFDTKGRMAQTQQGSQTIQYFYDDRNNLIKTLDAHGNTKEYSYDGSGRITGFKLNGQEEIQLGRDANGNMTSVTMPNQAVSRQSFDGLDELSGFLPEGDAVGTQMFRANGQLDYTLLPSSRTIDYTYDAGGRMTQMNDADFLRTFTYKDATARLGRAESVNSSVYGVKQAIDYTYDGNDVTKLVWSGKAAGQFDYTYDSYSKPTSMRAAVGGVTTTIPIGWDDDDNLKTFGPFSYLRVGGSGYVSSIQEGTAGSTFKVDKGYDAMGRESSLVYSVKGAEVYRAGQEYNDRGLMVKRTLTTGVTAAVYEYGYDDYGQLMSVKVDGTVREQYGYDANHNRIMRTMNAGAQEISLYGRNDQLQSLNNVQYQYDADGYLMQRGSDTFKYGAKGELVQAQSGGKTIRYTYDSFQRRTAREDGKTTTLYLYGNPIDAQQVTSSVYNGTVTTYYYDEAGLLLSFDRGGARYYVVTDSVGTPQVVYDKNGLVVKSLRYDGFGRMLSDSNPAFELAIGFAGGITDADSKLIRFGYRDYDPETGRWTARDPIMYDGGQANLYAYVDNNPVMLRDPCGMFCVGASAYAGLGAGFKFCVDGDGISACGEAGIGGGGGVDINPFEGISSDESSIEATAKLKSPIGGIQGGFKYRQNLDGNCPDFSPILKADAGPFSVDLLNRGLSENVGPFNLNVTDPGKSGLKFKIDGLSGPSWDLKNIKTSLKLEAAIKGKVCAQHKW, translated from the coding sequence ATGAGATCTTTATTTCAGCAAAAATGGTCACTCTTGATGGCTGTCGTTCTCATCTTGCAATCGATTGTTCCGGTCTGGGCATACGGGGCTCAGAATTCGTCGAACAGTCCAAACGAGCCCGCTCAGCAACGACAGGAGCAGGAGATTTTACCTGCGTGGGCGGTGAAAGAAATATCGACATTACGTGATAAGAACGTGATTCAAGGCTATGAAGATGGCAAGTTTTATCCGGAACGGCTGATTTCCCGGGCCGAGTTCAGTGCTGTTCTGAACAGAGCATTTGGCGAATACGCGGCGGATGATGCGCAGGGGGAGGTTGCAGCGTTTAAGGATGTAAGCTCAGGTTGGGCTGCGGAGGAAGTGAAGAAAGCCGTGCTTCGAGGCTGGGCTCAGGGCTTTCCTGACGGAACGTTCCGTCCAGAGCAGTCCGTCAGCCGCCAGGATGCAGCGGTTATGCTGAATCGGATTTTGAAGCTGAACCCCGCTAAGGAACTTAATTTTGAGGATCGGAATTCGATTCCCAAGTGGGCAACCGCCGATATTGCGGCTGTCTCCGAGGCGTCCGTACTGGAAGGGTATCCCGATGGTACGTTTCAGGGCGGAAAACTGCTGACACGGGCAGAAGCTGCTGTCATCTTGTTCAGAGTCCTTGAGTATTTGCGAAAACATGGGGAATCTCATGAAGCTCGGTCGGTTGAGATTCGGGCGCTATCCGTTACCGGAGCGCCGCTTGCGGACGCCGATGTATTCGTGCGAGAGAAAGGGAAGTTATCCGTACTTCAAAAGGGCAAATCGGGATCGGACGGAAAAATAGTTTTCCGGCTGCCGAACGGCATGTATGACGTTACGCTGCAGAAGGAAGGGCTTGCGGCTTATCAAGCGGTGAAATTTGGTAAAGAGAATTCCCAAATTAGCATTCAAGCGGAGAAGGCTGCCATCATTACCGGGAATTTGCTTCTGAAGGCAGGGACGCCCGCAGCAGGAGCGAGCGTGACGTTGACGACGAACCCGACTTTCCTCGTCGTTACCGGTTCGGACGGCCGTTTTCAAGTCGGAGTGCTGCCTGAACGAAACTACAGAATGAATGTGGGAGAGGAAGACGATTTCCAAAATGGCAAGCATGAACATGAACCTCTTAGGGTGTTGAAAGCGCCGAAAGCTGGGGAGACGCTTGATATCGGGACAGTGAATTTATCCGATCCGAAACCTCCAGGCGGAGGTGGCGGTTCCGACGACCGTACGCCGCCGGCCGTACCGGCTGGCTTGCAAGCCAATGCGGGAATCGGCAGCGCGGCTTTGCAATGGTCGGCGGTGAGCGATGCCGACCTCAGCGGCTACAACGTCTATATGTCCGCAGACGGAGGAAAGACGTGGAACCCGGCCTTGAAGGCCGGCAATGTAACGCAGTACACGGTGACGGGCCTGACGGCTGGCGTCACATATACGTTCGCCGTAACGGCGGTGGACACCAGCGGCAACGAGTCGGCGAAGTCCGCGACTGTGCAGGCGACGCCGCTCCCGGCGCCGGACCGTACGCCGCCGGCCGTACCGGCAGGCTTGCAAACCGCAGCCGGGATCGAAAGCGCGGCTTTGCAGTGGACTGCAGTGAGCGATGCCGATCTAAGCGGGTACAACGTCTACGTGTCCACGGACGGCGGGACGACATGGAACCCGGCCTTGAATGCCGGCAATGTGACGCAGTACACGGTGACGGGCTTGACGGCCGGTGTCTCTTATACGTTCGCCGTCACAGCCGTGGACACCAGCGGCAACGAATCGGCGAAGTCCGCGACTGTGCAGGCGACGCCGCTCCCGGCGCCAGACCGTACGCCGCCGAGCGTACCGGCAGGCTTGCAAGCCGTAGCCGGGATCGAAAGCGCGGCTTTGCAGTGGACTGCGGTGAGCGATGCCGATCTGAGCGGGTACAACGTCTACGTGTCCGCGGATGGCGGGACGACGTGGAACCCGGCCGTGAATGCCGGCAATGTGACGCAGTATACGGTGACGGGCCTGACGGCCGGTGTCTCTTATACGTTCGCCGTCACAGCCGTGGACACCAGCGGCAACGAATCGGCGAAGTCTACAACTGTGCAGGCAACGCCGAAATCTCAACCACAGACGCCTCCCGATGGGCAGCTTCCGCCGGATCCAAGTACGCAAGCTCCTGCTCTTCCGCTGGTGGGAGCGACAACTTTTGCGGACCGCAATTCATTCTTGTATACGGGACCGAACCCCATTCAGACGGGGGTGGCGCCGGATACAATCAAGCAGGACCGGACAGCCGTATTGCGCGGGAAGGTGCTGGACGACGCCAGTCAGCCTTTGCCGGGCGTCAAGATTACGATTCAAGATCATCCTGAGCTCGGCCAAACGCTCAGCCGCATAGACGGCATGTTCGATATCGCGGTGAACGGCGGCAGCAGGCTGACAGTCAATTATCAAAAAGACGGCTATATGTCCATTCAGCGGCAGGTTGAAGCGCCGTGGCAAGATTACGCTGCATTGCCGGATGCCGTGCTGAAGGCGTTCGATAGCAAAGTGACACTAGTTAATTTAAGCAACTCGACCGAAATGCAAGTAGCCCGTGGCAATCTGACGACCGATGTGGATGGTACGCGCACGGCTACACTGCTCATTCCGACCGGCGCCAAAGCGACAATGACGCTCGCCGATGGTTCCAACGCCGCGCTGGATGCAATGCATTTCCGTGCGACGGAGTATACGGTCGGCGACAACGGGCCTAAGGCGATGCCCGGCGAGCTGCCGCAATTCGTAGGCTATACGTACGCTGTCGAGTTATCTGCGGACGAAGCGGTGGCCGCGGGCGCTTCAACAGTCAGCTTTGACCAAACGCTGTATTATTACGTCGACAATTTCTTGCAGTTCCCTGTCGGGGAAACCGTGCCTGTAGGCTATTACGACCGCAAGACCGCAGCCTGGGTTCCTTCAAACAACGGCAAAATCATCAAAATCCTGCAAACCGACGGTGGCATCGCAACGATTGACAGCGACGGGGACGGCGCCGCAGATGATGACGCGAAGCTGGATGCGCTCGGCTTTACCATGGAAGAAAGAACGAAGCTGGCAGGATTGTACACCGTAGGCCAAAGTTTGTGGCGCGTACCGGTTCGACATTTTACTCCGTATGATTGCAACTGGTTCAACAAGGCTCCGGATGATGCGATTAGACCCGATGATGATAACAGGCCGAACCAAGATAATCCGGATATCAATGATCCGTGCAAGAAGAGCGGCTCGATCATCGGCTGCGAAGAGCAGTCGCTTGGAGAAAGCGTTCCGCTGACCGGCACTTCGCTCAGCTTAAACTACTATAGTAGGAATGAACCGGGTTATTTAGAGAAGTCATCTTTGCATATTCCGGTCAGCGGTACTGACGTACCGTCTTCCATGCAGGGGATACTCGTGAAGATTGAAATCGCCGGAAAAACCGTTTACAAAGAGTTTCCGGCCGAGCCGAACCAGACTTACTTGTTCCAATGGGACGGACGAGACGCTTACGGAAGAACTCTTACGGGGAGCTATCGTTATAAAGTATCGATCGGATACAAGTATCCGGTCACGTACTATCCTTCGATCTCCGGGTATATCGATTCGTTCGGACGCTTCCCGTTGAATTTGGCTCCCATGTCTCCGCGCGGCAGTGTTTCGACTTCCTACGAAGCCAGCTTCGAAGGGGAGCTGGAAAGCCCGGAAAACCCGTACAGGGAGGAAGGAATCGGAGGGTGGAGCTTAACCACTCACCACATCCTGGATACGGCGCAGCTGTATATGGGCAACGGCTCGGTCGTGGACAGGGCGGATCAGACGGTAGGAGCTGAAGTCAACTACCGCGGGGATGCGTCGAATCCAGACAGCATCGTGCTGAAGGATCAGGTCGGCAGCATAAGCGAAATCAATAACGCCGTGGATGCGGACGGATCAATTGTTTTCACCGCCCATACGACGGACGGCAAAAGTAATATAAATGTGTATCGAAGCGCCAAGGACGGGACGCTGACGAAATGGAGCCCGGCTCCGATTGGAAATGGCCTCATATCCGGCTTTTCCCTGGATAAAGACGGTTCACTCTACACAAGCCAGTGGGCCTCTTACCAAATTGTAAAAAGAACCAAAGCGAATCCGAACACCGCTGTCGTCGTAGCCGGAAACGGCCAGTACAGCTCCGACTTTGCAACGGTTACCGACGGTGCGGACGCGAAGACGGTGGGCCTGTTCAATCCGAAAGATATCAAATTCGGGAAGGATGGCAGCGTTTATTTTATCGATAATCAAGGGCTATTCAAAGTTGGCACCAACGGCAAGATCGCGGTATTGCACCAAAGAACACCGAGAACGACAGCGAACTTCGGGGCTTCAAGCGGCTTCGCTACACAAAGTAATGTTGGCATTGTGAGCGCACTGGAAATCGGGCCGGACGGCAGTTTGTACGTATTGGATAATTACATGAACGGCTGTTCCACCTATTATAATTGCAATCATTCCCGCATTCGCAGAATCGATCCGCAAGGACAAATATCGCTCGTCGCCGGTTCGCCGAAAGGCTATGTCTCGACCTCCGGCAAACAATTCAATCTGGATCAGACTGACAAAGCGGCGGATGCCGTATTCAAAACCGATAACATCGAGATGGACCAATACGGCAATCTTCATTTCATTGAAACGCAAACGAACAAATTATTTAGAATAACGCCGGATGGCAAAGTGGAGGAACTCGCACACGATTTCGTCGAGCAAGCAGTGAACGCGGCCATAGCGGAGAGCGGCAGCACGACACTTCGACTGATCGCAGGCGGTACGGACAGCGAGATGATCTTTGCTGCTTCAAGTTTGAGTAAGCCTGGTGATTTCTTTAACCAATATCGCATCGGCAAAAGCCAGCTGGACAGCGATCATGGCATTGCAGACTCCGGCGGTACGCAATTGTTCAAGTTCGATGAAATCACCGGCCTGCATAAACAGACGCTGGATACGTTGACCGGCAGAACGGTACAAAGCTTCGGCTATGACGCGAGCGGCCGGCTTACTTCCATCACGGACGGCGACGGCAATACCGTTGTGATCGAGCGCAATGCACAGGGCGTTCCGACCGCAATCGTTGCCCCTGGCGGCCAGCGGACAGAACTTACAGTCGAGAACGGACGGCTAACGGCAGTCAAAAACCCGTCCGGTGAAGCGTATACGATGCAGTACAATACCAAGGGGTTACTGACGAAGTTTATCGATCCGCGGAATCAGGCAAGGGAGTACGTCTTCGATCCGCAAGGGCTGCTTATTAGCGCCAAAGATCCTGGCGGGGAAGCCACGCTCGTTCGGAGTTATTTTGACGGCGGGAACACGATCACATACACCAAATACGGCCAAATTACGACTTATAAAACAAGTCAAGCGGACGGTGTCATTCGCCATGATGTTACCGGCTCCACAGGAGCGACAACGACCTCTTATATCCGGGACCAAGGCATGCAGCAGGAGATTCATTACCCGAACGGAACAGTTGTCACCGAGCAGATGAAAGGCGATCCGCGCTTCGGGGTGGAAGCACTGCTGCTGGACAGCATGACCGTATCGACACCCGCGGGAAGGAGCTGGACCCTCAGCGAGAAACGATCGGTGGAAGAAGGGAACGGCTCCCATCCGCTGGGACTTAAGAAGATGACCGTCACTTACAAAACGACGGACAACAAGAGCGGCAAATCGACGACGTCAACTGTTCAATACGATACCGTGGCTAAGCAACTGACCGAAACAAGCAGCTTGGGCTATAAGACGATCACGACCTATGACGATAACGGCCATGCCAGCAAGATCGAGCATCCTGGCCAGAATCTCGACCCGACAACGTATCAATTTGATACTAAAGGACGTATGGCTCAGACCCAGCAAGGCAGCCAGACCATTCAGTATTTCTATGACGACAGGAACAATCTGATCAAGACGCTGGACGCTCACGGCAATACGAAGGAATACAGCTATGACGGTTCCGGCCGAATAACCGGCTTCAAGCTGAACGGTCAAGAGGAGATTCAGCTTGGCCGCGATGCGAACGGCAATATGACGTCTGTCACGATGCCGAATCAAGCGGTGTCCAGGCAATCGTTCGACGGACTGGATGAACTCTCCGGCTTCTTGCCGGAAGGCGATGCCGTCGGAACGCAGATGTTCCGTGCGAACGGGCAACTCGATTACACGCTGCTGCCAAGCAGCAGAACGATCGACTACACTTACGACGCTGGCGGCCGGATGACGCAAATGAATGATGCCGACTTCCTTCGTACCTTTACGTATAAGGACGCAACGGCTCGTCTCGGCAGAGCGGAATCCGTCAATTCGTCGGTCTATGGCGTCAAGCAAGCGATCGACTACACGTACGACGGCAACGATGTAACGAAGTTGGTTTGGAGCGGGAAAGCGGCAGGGCAGTTCGATTACACCTATGACAGCTATTCCAAGCCGACGAGTATGAGGGCGGCGGTAGGCGGCGTAACGACCACGATTCCGATCGGCTGGGACGATGACGACAACTTGAAAACATTCGGGCCGTTCTCTTACTTACGAGTAGGCGGTTCCGGCTATGTCAGCTCCATTCAGGAAGGTACGGCCGGCTCCACCTTCAAGGTCGATAAAGGCTACGACGCGATGGGGCGAGAAAGCTCGCTGGTCTACAGCGTCAAAGGTGCGGAGGTTTACAGAGCAGGGCAAGAGTACAACGACAGAGGGCTGATGGTGAAGCGGACGTTGACGACCGGTGTTACGGCTGCCGTTTATGAGTACGGGTATGACGATTACGGCCAGCTCATGTCGGTAAAGGTCGACGGTACCGTTCGCGAGCAGTACGGCTACGATGCGAACCATAACCGGATCATGCGCACAATGAATGCAGGGGCGCAGGAAATCAGCCTTTACGGTAGGAATGACCAGCTGCAATCGTTGAACAACGTGCAGTATCAATACGACGCCGACGGCTACTTGATGCAGAGAGGTAGTGATACGTTCAAGTACGGCGCCAAGGGTGAACTGGTTCAGGCCCAATCCGGCGGCAAAACGATCCGCTACACGTATGATTCATTTCAGCGGAGAACGGCGCGTGAAGACGGGAAAACTACGACGCTGTACTTGTACGGCAACCCGATCGACGCTCAGCAGGTGACTTCGTCGGTCTACAACGGAACAGTGACAACTTATTATTACGATGAGGCGGGACTGCTGCTATCCTTCGACCGCGGCGGAGCGAGATACTACGTTGTAACGGATAGCGTTGGAACACCTCAAGTGGTGTATGACAAGAACGGCTTAGTCGTCAAGAGCCTACGTTATGACGGCTTCGGCCGAATGCTCAGCGATTCCAATCCGGCATTCGAGCTGGCGATCGGTTTTGCCGGCGGTATTACGGATGCTGATTCGAAGCTGATCAGGTTCGGTTACCGCGATTATGATCCGGAGACAGGAAGATGGACGGCCCGCGATCCGATAATGTACGATGGAGGGCAGGCGAACCTGTACGCCTATGTTGATAACAACCCGGTCATGCTCCGCGACCCGTGCGGCATGTTCTGCGTCGGCGCCAGCGCTTACGCGGGCCTCGGTGCAGGGTTCAAGTTCTGTGTCGACGGCGACGGCATATCCGCCTGCGGCGAAGCCGGCATCGGTGGCGGTGGAGGAGTTGATATCAATCCGTTCGAGGGCATTTCCAGCGATGAAAGCTCGATTGAAGCGACTGCCAAGTTGAAGTCGCCTATAGGAGGCATTCAAGGCGGGTTCAAATATAGACAGAATTTGGATGGCAACTGCCCTGATTTCAGCCCTATTCTAAAGGCGGACGCAGGACCGTTCAGCGTCGATCTGTTGAACCGTGGCCTGAGTGAAAATGTAGGTCCTTTTAACCTCAATGTGACGGACCCGGGAAAATCGGGGTTGAAGTTTAAGATCGACGGTCTAAGCGGACCTAGCTGGGATTTAAAAAATATCAAGACCAGCTTAAAGCTCGAAGCGGCAATAAAAGGCAAAGTATGTGCACAGCATAAGTGGTAA
- a CDS encoding LuxR C-terminal-related transcriptional regulator, whose product MDPIERKETSVTALYNHPILLTKLNVPHQPTYLVTRDRLFTAMSRTLQCKLTLVTAPPGFGKSTMVSDWIRRRNIRAGWISLETGENDLIRFWGYVIAAFERLQKGIGKKALSLLQSPVAFSIEQMVAWLVNDLFDMEEDFVLILDDFHVLESDDVQRSLHYFLERLPNRIHVCILSRKEPAFPIGALRAKGELNQIGIVEMKFTPSEISAFWYEQTGESADETSLRLLAHRTEGWAAGIQLAALSRNSGQPDTLRQFTGNHRYVTDYLMEEVFQRQPETYRKFLMQTSILGRMNREICHAVTGFAAEMEMLHSLERAGLFLIPLDGERYWYRYHHLFAEFLRSRLVQECPADVAGLHLKASEWFELHGFMEEAIDHAFAGGDDAKAADLLENIAFELLRRWELSTLNQWLHRLQLTMEERPNLLFILTWTELFMGHYDRVKVKLSKMKSTLASFPVTDKAILDKLWSETVIIENFLALLQGDFNHAFALLEMLYANDNLPDGEELLLTLGIELNEGTVPFVRGYYGFRGRMKLADRYHQLYNAFIEKNGLYQYAYSAYQRTAMSEIFYERNDLQQAMHYAEQANQVARQLGVMGAYVSSAVVKSRIYWALGETAAAFRTVREAMDYLERSDQRETQWHEFLRAYQVQCQLAAGETVPVDRWLEQGKPDPDAEITINQEFEWLTWIRVLTAKDCLQEALQLATRMFSSAKQIGRVMTVLEAGICLAVVYDRMSQIYDSMRYLHMALELGEKEGYCRTFTDSPGLTPLLMKYAEFRKNGYMPELQSSVSLQYVKAVLSVASESQDKAAASDLGGGYDAVARYEALTPREVEVLQLIAEGLSNKEIAERLVLTEGTVKLHLHRIYGKLQAKGRVQAIQIARQNRLIP is encoded by the coding sequence ATGGACCCAATCGAGAGAAAAGAAACGTCTGTAACGGCTCTTTATAATCATCCCATTTTACTTACGAAACTGAACGTCCCCCATCAACCCACTTATCTCGTTACGAGAGACCGGCTATTTACTGCCATGTCTCGGACCTTGCAATGCAAGCTGACTTTGGTTACCGCCCCTCCCGGATTCGGCAAGTCGACGATGGTCAGCGACTGGATTCGAAGAAGGAACATTCGAGCCGGATGGATTTCTCTCGAAACCGGCGAAAATGACCTCATTCGCTTTTGGGGTTACGTCATTGCCGCTTTCGAACGTTTGCAAAAAGGGATTGGCAAAAAAGCGCTCTCCCTGCTGCAATCCCCTGTAGCCTTCTCGATTGAACAAATGGTGGCTTGGCTTGTGAACGATTTGTTTGACATGGAAGAAGACTTTGTGCTGATTCTGGACGATTTTCATGTATTGGAATCTGATGATGTGCAGCGTTCTCTCCATTATTTCCTTGAACGGCTGCCGAATCGGATTCATGTGTGTATCCTAAGCCGCAAGGAGCCCGCTTTCCCCATCGGCGCATTGCGGGCCAAAGGAGAGCTGAACCAGATCGGGATCGTCGAAATGAAATTTACGCCCAGCGAAATATCCGCCTTCTGGTATGAGCAGACGGGCGAATCTGCGGATGAAACGTCGCTTAGGCTTCTTGCTCATCGGACGGAAGGGTGGGCAGCCGGCATTCAACTGGCAGCGCTTTCCAGAAATAGCGGTCAGCCCGATACACTGCGGCAATTTACCGGCAACCACCGCTATGTCACCGATTACTTGATGGAAGAAGTGTTTCAGCGGCAGCCTGAAACCTACCGGAAATTTTTGATGCAGACGTCGATTCTCGGCAGAATGAACCGCGAGATTTGTCACGCGGTTACTGGATTTGCTGCGGAAATGGAAATGCTGCACAGCTTGGAACGGGCCGGTTTGTTCCTGATTCCGCTGGACGGGGAGCGTTACTGGTACCGGTATCACCATTTGTTTGCGGAGTTTTTACGCAGCCGCCTAGTGCAGGAATGCCCCGCGGATGTAGCTGGGCTGCATCTGAAAGCAAGTGAGTGGTTCGAGCTGCACGGTTTCATGGAAGAAGCGATTGATCACGCGTTCGCGGGTGGCGACGATGCGAAAGCGGCGGATTTGCTGGAGAATATCGCTTTTGAGCTGCTAAGACGCTGGGAGCTTTCGACACTGAACCAATGGCTGCATCGGCTGCAGCTCACGATGGAGGAGCGGCCTAATTTGCTTTTCATCCTGACGTGGACCGAATTGTTCATGGGGCATTACGACCGAGTAAAAGTTAAACTCAGCAAGATGAAATCGACGCTTGCCTCGTTTCCGGTCACCGACAAAGCGATTTTAGATAAGCTGTGGTCGGAGACGGTGATCATTGAAAACTTCCTGGCGCTGCTGCAAGGCGACTTCAACCATGCTTTCGCTTTGCTGGAAATGTTATATGCGAATGACAATCTTCCCGACGGCGAAGAGCTATTACTGACACTCGGCATCGAGTTGAACGAGGGGACGGTTCCTTTTGTCAGAGGTTACTACGGATTCAGAGGGAGAATGAAACTTGCGGACCGGTATCACCAGCTTTACAACGCATTTATCGAAAAGAACGGGTTATATCAATACGCGTACAGCGCGTATCAACGTACGGCAATGAGCGAAATATTTTATGAACGCAATGACTTGCAGCAAGCGATGCATTATGCGGAGCAAGCGAACCAAGTGGCGCGGCAGCTCGGCGTTATGGGGGCCTATGTTTCCTCGGCTGTTGTCAAATCCCGCATCTATTGGGCTTTGGGGGAAACGGCAGCGGCGTTCCGAACCGTTCGCGAGGCTATGGATTATTTGGAGCGTTCCGATCAACGCGAAACGCAGTGGCACGAATTTCTCCGCGCTTATCAGGTGCAGTGCCAACTGGCTGCGGGAGAGACGGTTCCGGTTGACCGGTGGTTGGAGCAAGGTAAGCCTGACCCGGACGCGGAGATCACAATCAATCAAGAATTCGAATGGCTGACGTGGATCCGGGTTCTTACGGCCAAAGACTGTTTGCAAGAAGCGCTGCAGCTTGCAACCCGGATGTTCTCGTCGGCTAAACAAATCGGTCGGGTCATGACAGTGCTGGAAGCCGGCATTTGCCTTGCCGTCGTTTATGACCGCATGAGCCAAATTTATGATAGTATGCGATATTTGCACATGGCGCTCGAATTGGGCGAGAAAGAAGGGTATTGCCGCACCTTCACTGATTCTCCTGGACTGACCCCGCTGCTTATGAAATATGCCGAGTTCCGTAAAAACGGGTATATGCCGGAGCTGCAGTCGAGCGTGTCACTCCAATATGTCAAGGCTGTGTTGTCCGTTGCCAGCGAAAGCCAAGATAAAGCAGCGGCTTCAGACTTGGGTGGAGGGTATGACGCCGTAGCTAGGTATGAAGCGTTGACACCCCGCGAGGTGGAGGTATTGCAGTTGATTGCGGAAGGGTTGTCGAATAAGGAAATCGCCGAAAGACTCGTGTTGACGGAAGGGACCGTGAAGCTCCACTTACACCGGATTTACGGAAAGCTTCAGGCAAAAGGACGTGTTCAAGCGATCCAGATCGCGAGGCAGAACCGATTAATTCCATGA